In the genome of Columba livia isolate bColLiv1 breed racing homer chromosome 10, bColLiv1.pat.W.v2, whole genome shotgun sequence, one region contains:
- the LOC135580444 gene encoding uncharacterized protein LOC135580444 isoform X2 — translation MLRISCVSGLLVLSSATCHEDLHRHSSSSSSLSLRAGAEGLLCLEKMRVTPAAVTAAAQTPWGPERGGRDGEDKADEPKVFVQWPSVSSSVGIFPEAKRTKT, via the exons ATGCTGCGCATCTCTTGTGTTTCGGGTCTTCTTGTCCTTTCCAG CGCCACTTGTCATGAAGATCTTCACCGCCATTCATCTTCCTCGTCATCACTGTCTCTCCGTGCGGGTGCTGAGGGGCTGCTTTGCCTGGAGAAGATGCGAGTGACACCTGCCGCTgtcacagctgctgcacagaCACCGTGGGGCCcggagaggggaggaagagacGGTGAGGACAAGGCTGATGAGCCGAAG GTGTTTGTACAATGGCCTTCGGTTTCCTCTTCCGTGGGAATCTTTCCTGAAGCGAAAAGGACCAAGACGTGA